The Bacteroidota bacterium genomic sequence ACATACATTTCCATCATCTGCTGCGAATAAAAAACCGGGACACTTCCCCATTACAGAAAAGCATCCCGGTTACTTGTGCTGAGGCGAAGCCTCCGATCGAATCAATTAACGGTAGATAAACACACTGCCGCTTAGTTTGTTCGCAGCCATTACATGCCGCGGAACTTACGTTTCTTTTTCTTCTTCTTTTTGTCAGTGGGTGCCGGTTCGGGCTGCGGCTCGGGTTTTTTCTCCGGTTGTTTTACTTCGGCCGGTTTCGGATTGCCGTTGCTGTCAACCTCCACAATGTTGTAGCCGAGACGTTTCAGTCTGTCGCCTATTTTGGCTTTGTCGCCCACCATCGAAATCACCAGCTCATCGGGATTAAACCATTTCTTGGCCATATCATCCACCTGCTTCTTGGTGAGGTTCTGGAGAATTTCGTTTTGTTTTACGGTGTAATCATCGGGCAGGTTGTAGTCGATGATGCGTTTGAGGAAGAGCAGTTTCTGGAACGGTTCTTCGTAGCGCAGTGCTTCGGCCTGCGAGATTGATTTTTTCATGTAGGCCAGTTCGGTTTCAGTGATTCCGTTCTCGGCATACTTGCGTATTTCGTTTACAAATTCATATACCGCACTGTCCGAAGCCTCGCGTTTTACACCGGCCGATGCCGTGAACGAACCGGTAAACGAGGTGCCCGAAAAGCCTGACCGTGCGCCGTAGGTCCAGCCTTTGTTCTCGCGCAGGTTAAGGTTGATGCGGCTGTTGAAATGCCCGCCCAGCGGATAGTTCATCATCTGTGCCATATAGTATTCGCCAAACGCATCGTAAGGCAGACCAATGCGGCCGATGATGATTTCTGACTGCGCGGCATCGGGTTTGTCGTAAAGGAAAATGGTGGTTTTGCCGGCAGCGGGCACGGCAGCCATGTTCCCATCGGATTTGATCTGTACGCCGGTTGATGTCCATTTTTCGAGGAAACCGGTGTGTTTCAGCATTTCATCTTTGTTGAGATCACTCACCACCACAAAGCGCGCAATGTTGGGCGAAATCATTTTGCGGTGATATTGTTTGAGATCTTCAAGCGTAATGGCTGCAATGGTTTCGACGGTGCCGCCTGCGGGATAGGCTTTGATGTGATTGGCGCCGTAAACGGTTTTATTGAACATAAGCGAAGCCATTGAGCGCGGCTGTATGCTCAGGTTGCGCGCACTTTCAAGCTGCATGTTTTTCACCAGCTCAAATTCCTGCTGGTCGAATTTCGGATGCAGCAGCTTTTCTTCTACCAGCGCCATTGTCGCATCAAGGTTGCGCGTGAGGCAGGTAATGGAAATCTGAATTTCCTCATCGTCAGAATAAATAGCTACTTCGCTGCCGAGCAGTTCAAGCTGCTCTTCAATCGATGCGGCCTCATACTTTTCGGTCGATTGATCCATCATTTTTGCCAGCATGGCTGCCGTGCCTGATTTGGCAGGTTCTTCCTGGCGGTGACCAGCCGAAATGCTGAGCAGCATGAAGGTGCGCGGAATTTCGGTTGACTGTGTGCCGATCATTTTCAGACCGTTTGCATAGCTGCCGCGCCAGATCGACGGCGGCATTACAGCGGGTGTAGGGCCGGGCACCGGTTTTTTCGAACGGTCGAAATTGTCAGCCGCTTTGCGCATGTTCAGGTTTTTGTACTCGGCCGATTCTTCGCTGCCTACGCGGTAAACAGGTGGTGTGTAATTGTCGGGCCGGGCCGGAGCCACGTTTTTGCCTTTGGGCAATACGCTGAGAATAACAGCCGGTTTGCCTTTGATGTATTTGTTATATACACGCATCACATCTTCCTTGGTTACTTTCTGGTAACGCTCAAGGTCTTTGGCAATCATGTTCGGGTTGTGCTGGAATGTGGCGTACGAAGCAATAGTAGAAGCCTTCCCTTCCACACTGCTCATCACATCCAGAAAATACGATTCGATATACAGTTTGAAACGCTGAAGATCGTTATCCGTTACGCCGCGCTTTTCAAATTTCTGCAACGCCACGCCCAGCAGGCTGTCGGTTTCGCGCAGGCTGTGGCCGGGGTAGGGACGTATATCAATCATTATGGAACCGGTAAGTTCCTGCCCGTAGCTGTACATGCTGGCACGTTCGGCCACTTTGGTTTCGGTAAAGGTTTCGTAAAACACAGAGCTTTTGCCATCGGCAATAATCTGGCAAAGCGCGTCGAGTGCCGGTTCGTCTTCGTGCCAGCTCCAGATGCCCGGACGGGCAATGCTGAGTTGCGGCAGGCGCACCACATCTTCGTATGAAATGTAGCGGTCGCGGTCAACAGTTACCGGCATTTTAGCCATGTCTTTTACTTCGGGGCCGCGCGGAATGCTGCCGAAATATTTCTCGGCCAGTTTCACCACTTCGGCTGTTTTCACATCGCCGGCCACGGTAAGGATGGCGTTGTTGGGGCCATACCAGCGCAGGAAAAAGTTTTTCAGATCGCCCACATTCACGCGGTTCAGATCGTCGATGTAGCCGATGGTGAGCCATGAGTACGGGTGCCCCTGCGGATACATGGCGGCACTTATTTTTTCAAACACCAAGCCATACGGACGGTTATCGTAATTCTGGCCGCGTTCGTTTTTCACGGTGGCGCGTTGTACTTCAAACTTGCGCTGTGTTACCGAGTCGAGCAGAAAGCCCATGCGGTCGGCCTCAAGCCAGAGTGCAAGTTCGAGGTAGTTGGCCGGAACGGTTTCGAAATAGTTGGTGCGGTCGGTGTTTGTAGTGCCGTTGAGCGAACCGCCGGCTTCGTTTACCAATTTAAAATGTTCTTCATCGGCCACGTGCTCCGAGCCCTGAAACATCATGTGCTCAAAGAAATGTGCAAAGCCCGAACGGCCTTCCACCTCGCGCGCCGAGCCTACGTGGTAGGTGACATCAACGTGCGCAATCGGGTCCGAATGGTCTTCGTGTACCACAATGGTAAGGCCGTTGGTAAGCTCGTATTTTTCATAAGGAATCACGAGTTTACCGGCACCGTTGGTGGTTACCTTTTCAAGCAGTCTGGGTGCAGCCAGTGCACCGGTTGGTTTTTGTGCCGAAAGAGATAACCCGGCACAAAGGCTTAAAAACAGAGCAAGTTTTTTCATACGTTGTAGTTGCCGGCAGGTGTAATTAATTACCGGATTTATGCATTTTCAAAGTTAAGAAAAGCCCGGTGCCGGAAGTCAGTATATTCGATGAACGCTTCAAAACAAGGTTAAATGGACTGAGAAGGTATTTTGGTGGAAGCGCTGAGCGGGGAAATAGCGTCCGAACTAGTTTTTAAGCCTTGATTCACAGTGCACTGCAACTTATGCAGAACAATTTCATGTAGTTGTATGTATCTTTGCAGCCTCCCGAAAGCCGGAAAGTTAGCCGGCTTTCACAGGTTTCATATTAAACCGACATAAGAAAATGTATCCTCCTCAGTTAGTAATGCCCATGAAAGCCGAACTGGTGAACGCGGGCTTCGAAGATCTCACATCCCCCGAACAGGTGGATGCGGCCGTTAAGGCCTCAGGCACTGTGCTTGTGGTAGTAAATTCAGTATGTGGCTGCGCAGCCGGTGCTGCGCGTCCGGGCGTAAAGCTTTCGCTGCAGGGCGATGGCAGCAAGCCGGCCAAATTAGCCACCGTGTTTGCCGGTTTCGATACCGATGCCACCAATCAGGCACGCCGCTATTTTGCACCTTATCCGCCTTCGTCGCCGTCTATTGCACTTTTTAAAGACGGCAAACTCGTACACTTCATCGAGCGTCACCACATTGAAGGCCGCTCAGCTGAAATGATTGCCGAGCATCTCAAAGGCGCATACGCCGAATTCTGCTAAACACCTTACAAAAAAGCGCGGGAGCATCTGTTAATGCTCCCGCGCTTTTTTTGGGTATTTACGGATTATTCGGTAATAATCATTTTGCGGCTGGCGGCTTCCTTGCCGTCGAGCACGAGCATGTAGATGTAAATTCCGGGACCAAATTCGTTGGCGGCAATTTCCATGCTGCCTTCGCCGGTGCCGTTAATGCCGAAGCTGCGGATCTGCTTGCCGGTAAGATCATACACATTGAGTTGTGCAGTGCTTACACCGGCAGGCACAGAATAACTGATGCGGGTAGCTACGTTAAACGGATTGGGTGCATTCTGGTCGAGGCGTGCGCCCACCATACCCACACCGTTTACACCGGCCGGATTGAGCAGGTTTTCGGTGCCTGGACGTGAAGCGGCAATTACGTTGCGCAGCGAGTCAATTTGTGTTTGCTGTGCTTTCATGCCTTCTACCAGCAGGGGCACAATGGCATCATAGTTTACCTGATACAAACCGGTGGTTGCATCCTGCGATACGGCTTCGGGCACTACTTTCACCAACTCCTGTGCAATGAAACCATACTGGTTGCCTTCGGGCAGTTCCATGGTTTCGTTGGCGCGGTAGCTGTAGGTGGTGCCACGCAGCTGCATTACTTTTTCCATCGGGTTGTTGATGGTTTCCACATTCTGCTTCAGGCGCTGATCAGAGAACGCCCAGAAGCCTGTAGCGCGGATGCCGCCATTTACGTCAAGGAAGAAAGGTACTATTGCCGGACCTGCGTTCGGGGGTACGTTGAATGTACCTACGTCGATGGGTGTGGCGGTGTTGATACCCATGCGGCCGTTTGCCAGAATGGTAGCCACTTCCTTCAGGTTGTTGGTATTGTTCTGCGGCTGGTTGTTGCGGAAGTTAAAAGTGAGACGATCCTGCGTATTGGTAGCTGTAGAAACAGCACCTGCAAACTGAAGATCCTGCCAGGTAATCTGCGCCTGGTTGCCGTTTACCTGTGCATTGAAACCGGCATCGCCGTTTTGTGCACGCAAACCGGTAATGTTGCTGCCCGGATTAATGGTGCTGTTGCCTTCCTGTCCGATTGAAGAGAAGGTAGCGGCTACCGGATTTGCAAAGCTGCCGTTGCTGAGTACGGTAATAGCGCGGAAAGCAGCGTCGCTGGCTGTGGGGGTGGCATCCACAAGGAATGCCACTGTGCCCGGATCAGCATTCACGCCTACACGGCCACCGGGTGCAAACACCATCAGGTTTTTATCTGAGGGAATGCCCGTGGCGCTGTTGATAAACGTGTTGCGGATAAACATGCGCTGGTTCGGATCGGGCGCAGCGGTGTTGGTGCCGAAATTGATAATCAGATCAGGATTGGTGGTGCTCGGATTCTGAATCAGGCTGAAGGTAGCCAGACGCGACTGACGCACCACAGCCATTCCGTAGGTGGATGAAATAGGCTGACTGGCTGAGCCAGCCAAACCCAGACCAATCCACTGGTCCGTAGCATCAAAACCACCAAAATTACCCTGTTCAATCTGCGCCATTTGTCCGCCGGTTACGTCGAACAAGGCCTGAGGAATAAACGTATTTACACCCACACGGCCAATAACAGAACACGTAAATAAACGTTTCCCTTCGGCACCATTGTCCACATAAAACGCATCACTTTTTGATACCAAAGTGCCAATTCCAATTACATGCCCGATACTGTTATTGGCAAATGCAATAGAATTGTTTGTAATGAAATGTTCTACGCGCCCGTTTATAATATCAGTCCGAAAACTAAAACCTGAATTGATAGGGCCAGTGCCAAATACGCGGAATGAGTTAGCTACATCAAGACGAGCTTGCGGTAGAGTGGTGCCAATACCAATAAACCCGTTGCTTGCCAGAATGCGGGCTCGCTCTATGTTGTTGGCACGGAAGATTACATCAAAATTATTATTAGAACCCAGAAACTGAGTTCCGGTTAATGTGTTACTGGCAATGGTGGCCTGTGCATTCACATCATTGCTGCTCAATACTGCCATAGCCGCAAGCGCGGCAAATAATCCTGTACGGCGAAGGACTGTGTAGGGAATTTTCATCGAATTTTGTTTTTGTGAAACATTAATGAAATTAAATTGTATTTACCTGCTACTGCAGTTGGCGGGCAAACACAAAAACCAAAACCACCAAGTCTGAGTTTTGTGCAGGACTGTTAATTACTTTTCCCGGAAAAAGAAGGATTAAATTCCGTTTTCTGTCGGGTATAAATAGTTAAATAGTTTGATTTCCAGTAATATGATTGTCTGTTGAAAAGTCCTTTGGCATACGTTTAAACAAAATAAAAAACCGCTTTATCACAAGGATAGAAGCGGCTCGGATAAGAGTTGTAACTGCGGTTATTTTTTCTCTACCACTTTGGGAACTTTGAAATAATCTGAATCTTTTTTAGGTGCATTGGCCAGTACCACATCCTGTGCAAGTGGTTCTTTAATCTCATCTTCACGCAGGTGGTTTACTTCGTCAGTCATATAAATGAGAGGCTGCACATTATCAGTATCAAGCTCGTTCAGTTTTTCCACAAACCCGATCATGCGGTTCATGTCGTTAATCATGGCCTGTTCGCCGGCTTCGTCAAATTCAAGACGGGCCAGGTGGGCAACTTGTTTTACGGTAGTACTGTCGATATTCATGCCTGACTGAGGGTTTGTGCGATGGTTGTTCTGACCTGATGACGCAAATTTACCAAATCTTCTTCGGTCATGCCACGTGTGGGTACAGGTTTATGCACCACCACACGCGCCAGCCCCGGCCGGCCAAACGATTTGAAGAAACCGCCGTTTTGCAGCAGTGTCCAGTTGTTGCGAAAAGTAATGGGCACAATGGGCACCTGATGTTCAATGGCAAGGCGGAAGGCACCGTTTTTAAAGGGTTTCAGCTTTCCGTTCGATTCAATGGTGCCTTCGGGATAAATGAAAACGCTTTGTCCGGAGGCTAATTTCTCGCCGGCCTGGGTAAATGCCTTGTACGAACCCGTGCGCGATTTGCGGTCCACATAAATATTCATTCCCGCACGGCCCCGGCGTTCGCGGAAAAAAATGCGCAGCAGGGGCGCTTTGTCTATTTCCAGCTTGCCCATATATACAAAGTAGTGCGGCACCACAATGTAGCTGATTACAATATCAAGGTAAGAAGCGTGGTTGGCTACATACACACACGGACTCCCATCGTGTGCGGGTGTTTCACGCGTGATGC encodes the following:
- a CDS encoding insulinase family protein, translating into MKKLALFLSLCAGLSLSAQKPTGALAAPRLLEKVTTNGAGKLVIPYEKYELTNGLTIVVHEDHSDPIAHVDVTYHVGSAREVEGRSGFAHFFEHMMFQGSEHVADEEHFKLVNEAGGSLNGTTNTDRTNYFETVPANYLELALWLEADRMGFLLDSVTQRKFEVQRATVKNERGQNYDNRPYGLVFEKISAAMYPQGHPYSWLTIGYIDDLNRVNVGDLKNFFLRWYGPNNAILTVAGDVKTAEVVKLAEKYFGSIPRGPEVKDMAKMPVTVDRDRYISYEDVVRLPQLSIARPGIWSWHEDEPALDALCQIIADGKSSVFYETFTETKVAERASMYSYGQELTGSIMIDIRPYPGHSLRETDSLLGVALQKFEKRGVTDNDLQRFKLYIESYFLDVMSSVEGKASTIASYATFQHNPNMIAKDLERYQKVTKEDVMRVYNKYIKGKPAVILSVLPKGKNVAPARPDNYTPPVYRVGSEESAEYKNLNMRKAADNFDRSKKPVPGPTPAVMPPSIWRGSYANGLKMIGTQSTEIPRTFMLLSISAGHRQEEPAKSGTAAMLAKMMDQSTEKYEAASIEEQLELLGSEVAIYSDDEEIQISITCLTRNLDATMALVEEKLLHPKFDQQEFELVKNMQLESARNLSIQPRSMASLMFNKTVYGANHIKAYPAGGTVETIAAITLEDLKQYHRKMISPNIARFVVVSDLNKDEMLKHTGFLEKWTSTGVQIKSDGNMAAVPAAGKTTIFLYDKPDAAQSEIIIGRIGLPYDAFGEYYMAQMMNYPLGGHFNSRINLNLRENKGWTYGARSGFSGTSFTGSFTASAGVKREASDSAVYEFVNEIRKYAENGITETELAYMKKSISQAEALRYEEPFQKLLFLKRIIDYNLPDDYTVKQNEILQNLTKKQVDDMAKKWFNPDELVISMVGDKAKIGDRLKRLGYNIVEVDSNGNPKPAEVKQPEKKPEPQPEPAPTDKKKKKKKRKFRGM
- a CDS encoding BrxA/BrxB family bacilliredoxin, which produces MYPPQLVMPMKAELVNAGFEDLTSPEQVDAAVKASGTVLVVVNSVCGCAAGAARPGVKLSLQGDGSKPAKLATVFAGFDTDATNQARRYFAPYPPSSPSIALFKDGKLVHFIERHHIEGRSAEMIAEHLKGAYAEFC
- a CDS encoding tail fiber domain-containing protein encodes the protein MKIPYTVLRRTGLFAALAAMAVLSSNDVNAQATIASNTLTGTQFLGSNNNFDVIFRANNIERARILASNGFIGIGTTLPQARLDVANSFRVFGTGPINSGFSFRTDIINGRVEHFITNNSIAFANNSIGHVIGIGTLVSKSDAFYVDNGAEGKRLFTCSVIGRVGVNTFIPQALFDVTGGQMAQIEQGNFGGFDATDQWIGLGLAGSASQPISSTYGMAVVRQSRLATFSLIQNPSTTNPDLIINFGTNTAAPDPNQRMFIRNTFINSATGIPSDKNLMVFAPGGRVGVNADPGTVAFLVDATPTASDAAFRAITVLSNGSFANPVAATFSSIGQEGNSTINPGSNITGLRAQNGDAGFNAQVNGNQAQITWQDLQFAGAVSTATNTQDRLTFNFRNNQPQNNTNNLKEVATILANGRMGINTATPIDVGTFNVPPNAGPAIVPFFLDVNGGIRATGFWAFSDQRLKQNVETINNPMEKVMQLRGTTYSYRANETMELPEGNQYGFIAQELVKVVPEAVSQDATTGLYQVNYDAIVPLLVEGMKAQQTQIDSLRNVIAASRPGTENLLNPAGVNGVGMVGARLDQNAPNPFNVATRISYSVPAGVSTAQLNVYDLTGKQIRSFGINGTGEGSMEIAANEFGPGIYIYMLVLDGKEAASRKMIITE
- the gatC gene encoding Asp-tRNA(Asn)/Glu-tRNA(Gln) amidotransferase subunit GatC, with the protein product MNIDSTTVKQVAHLARLEFDEAGEQAMINDMNRMIGFVEKLNELDTDNVQPLIYMTDEVNHLREDEIKEPLAQDVVLANAPKKDSDYFKVPKVVEKK
- a CDS encoding 1-acyl-sn-glycerol-3-phosphate acyltransferase; protein product: MYRHYLGILPRALWKLFFVLNFVCSMILLFPVFAILLSRASWYRKAFGLMRIWARWVLHVPGVFLRITRETPAHDGSPCVYVANHASYLDIVISYIVVPHYFVYMGKLEIDKAPLLRIFFRERRGRAGMNIYVDRKSRTGSYKAFTQAGEKLASGQSVFIYPEGTIESNGKLKPFKNGAFRLAIEHQVPIVPITFRNNWTLLQNGGFFKSFGRPGLARVVVHKPVPTRGMTEEDLVNLRHQVRTTIAQTLSQA